The following are encoded together in the Hippoglossus stenolepis isolate QCI-W04-F060 chromosome 12, HSTE1.2, whole genome shotgun sequence genome:
- the zgc:110319 gene encoding NFU1 iron-sulfur cluster scaffold homolog, mitochondrial, which translates to MAAHMRWGLLQLLRARNKCHIRFPEQIRSSHLSQCTTRSSRGLQSHRRTAGATFFSMRHFSIQTQDTPNPRSLKFLPGKPVLGSGTLDFPSPSSAESSSLARVLFEIEGVKSVFFGPDFITVTKADEDVEWTDIKRHALDAITKFFESGDPITTGTVNNESSISEDDDEVVSMIKELLDNRIRPTVQEDGGDVIYKGFEDGTVKLKLVGSCTGCPSSSVTLRNGIQNMLQFYIPEVDKVEQVEDEVDEINAKVFSELERKLQE; encoded by the exons atggcGGCGCACATGAGATGGGGTCTCCTCCAGCTGTTACGAGCGAGAAACAAGTGTCACATCAG GTTTCCAGAGCAGATCAGGAGCTCACATCTCTCACAGTGCACGACCCGGAGCTCCAGAGGACTTCAGTCTCATCGCAGGACAGCAGGAGCCACGTTCTTCTCAA TGAGACACTTCTCCATCCAGACTCAAGACACTCCAAACCCCAGAAGCTTGAAGTTTCTCCCTGGTAAACCAGTCCTAGGAAGTGGAACACTTGACTTTCCCTCTCCAAGCTCAGCGGAATCCTCATCTTTAGCAAG gGTCTTGTTTGAGATTGAAGGAGTGAAAAGTGTGTTCTTCGGCCCTGACTTCATCACAGTCACTAAA GCAGATGAAGATGTGGAATGGACAGACATCAAGCGTCATGCTTTGGACGCCATTACTAAGTTCTTTGAGAGCGGTGACCCGATAACAACAGGGACAGTTAACAATGAAAGCA GTATTTCTGAAGACGATGATGAAGTTGTATCTATGATAAAGGAGCTTCTGGACAACAGGATTAG GCCGACGGTGCAGGAGGACGGAGGCGATGTCATCTACAAGGGTTTTGAGGACGGCACAGTCAAGCTGAAGCTGGTCGGTTCCTGCACAGGGTGTCCCAGCTCTTCGGTCACACTGCGGAATGGGATTCAGAACATGCTGCAGTTTTATATCCCAGAAGTAGACAAAGTGGAACAG GTGGAAGACGAAGTGGATGAAATCAATGCAAAGGTTTTCTCAGAGCTGGAACGCAAATTACAAGAATGA
- the ccar1 gene encoding cell division cycle and apoptosis regulator protein 1 produces MAQFGGQKNPPWATQFAPTAVSQPGHSQSLDLNSLHSMGVQQPSILGASPSVYSQQSALAAASLNNQSAANYQLSQQTAALQQQAAAAAAAAALQQSQINSALQQYQQQQQQQQQQQQQQQQQQQQQQQQPPQQPPQQQLYSVPHQLPQPQQALLSQPPVAMSTSLSLSNPQQTAQITVSYPTPRSSHQQQTQPQKQRVFTGVVNKLHDTFGFVDEDVFFQLSAVKGKTPQVGDRVLVEAVYNPNMPFKWNAQRIQTLPQLANQSHQQHPQHQQHPQHQHPHPHQHQHQHQHHQHQHQPLPQASPQLGGLYNEPGMQLRYSDMHSTVDNRQNIQPQVPQMMKAGPTMLQSLPPPTTFSVPVQAPPPSLLQAQLSAASLAPLLQNPPQPLLPQPPPKDVFPGGLLQPPVRMMQQPQPVRRIEPPPRFPSRNDRGPELILRTKEERSRDRDRERRRSRERSPTRKRSRDRSPRRDRSPRRPRRVVPRYTVQFSKFSLDGSSCDIMELRRRYQSLYIPSDFFDAVFTWVDAFPVTRPFQFSNACNFHILHKEVDPLVKNTAVLDPPDANHTYSAKVMLLANPSIEELYHKSCALAEDTQEMRDTFQHPARLIKFLVGMRGKDEAMAIGGHWSPSLDGADPEKDPSVLIKTAIRCCKALTGIDLSLCTQWYRFAEIRYHRPEETHKGRTVPAHVETVVLFLPDVWHCLPTRSEWEVLSRRLREQLAEKLSAERKEADGEQEEEEKDEGEAKDVCIPTHWTKLDPKSMKVNDLRKELDCRSLSSKGLKSQLIARLTKQLKVEEQVEESKEPEKPESKVAEEEEPTRTEEDREEEERKRLEEIERQRRERRYILPDEPTILVHPNWSAKNGKFDCSVMSLSVLLDYRLEDNKEHSFEVSLFAELFNEMLQRDFGYRIYKALAAIPAKDEKKEKDKKAKKEAEKKETEKREVKKEKEEENEEPAIKKTKEDEEDKKKLDEKAVKKEESRDEEENEDDGSTANAEEYDPMEAEDADDDDDDKDDDDSTDRKDRKDDRKSSKERASKDKEKKQMVTYNKELLMAFVYFDQSHCGYLLERDLEEILYTLGLHLSRAQIKKLLNKPVIRESCYYRKLTDRGKDEPIPSINEAPIENLTGNRGALPILKARAQSETSESGNLIVYNGAMVDIGSIMQKLEKSEKSREEIEQKLMVQDVKMDEDAKVKAQLEQANKALSRELEEVKTTLGQTEQNLKAEEEQKTTYHSQISKTCNSLMTTVKGLMSVMNKDQKADASFEEVLSDHSRLSQTNGADE; encoded by the exons ATGGCCCAATTTGGGGGACAGAAGAATCCGCCCTGGGCGACTCAATTTGCTCCCACAGCGGTGTCCCAGCCGGGCCACTCGCAGTCTCTAGACCTCAACAGCCTGCACT CTATGGGTGTGCAGCAGCCGTCTATTCTGGGAGCATCTCCCTCTGTTTACTCTCAGCAGTCGGCCTTGGCTGCCGCCTCTCTCAACAACCAGTCCGCTGCAAACTATCAGCTGTCTCAGCAAACTGCTGCCTTGCAACAGCAAGccgcagcagctgctgcagcagcagcactacaGCAG TCGCAGATTAATTCAGCGCTGCAGCagtatcagcagcagcaacagcaacagcagcagcagcagcaacaacaacagcagcagcaacaacagcagcagcagcaacctcCCCAACAACCCCCTCAACAGCAACTGTACAGTGTACCCCATCAG CTCCCACAGCCTCAACAGGCACTGCTTTCTCAG CCCCCCGTCGCCATGTCCACCAGTTTGAGTCTGTCTAACCCCCAGCAGACAGCCCAGATAACTGTGTCCTACCCAACACCACGTTCAAGCCACCAACAGCAGACCCAACCACAGAAGCAGCGAGTCTTCACTGGTGTCGTCAACAAGCTACACGACACATTTGGTTTTGTAGATGAAGATGTCTTCTTCCAGCTAAG TGCTGTGAAGGGGAAGACCCCGCAGGTGGGCGACAGGGTCCTAGTGGAAGCTGTGTACAACCCGAACATGCCGTTCAAGTGGAACGCCCAGCGAATCCAGACCTTACCTCAGCTAGCAAACCAGTCG CATCAGCAGCATccgcagcatcagcagcatccgCAGCATCAGCATCCGCATCCGCATcaacatcagcatcagcatcagcatcatcaacatcaacatcagCCTTTACCTCAAGCTTCCCCACAGCTCGGCGGCCTTTACAATGAGCCCGGGATGCAGCTGCGCTACTCAGACATGCACTCTACTGTGGACAACAGACAAAAT atCCAGCCTCAAGTTCCTCAAATGATGAAAGCAGGCCCCACCATGCTTCAGTCTCTACCTCCCCCAACCACATTCAGTGTTCCGGTCCAGGctccccctccttccctcctgcaGGCCCAGCTTTCTGCTGCCTCTTTGGCCCCTCTCCTCCAAAACCCTCCTCAGCCTCTGCTGCCACAGCCGCCACCCAAAG ATGTTTTCCCCGGGGGTCTGCTTCAACCCCCAGTTAGGATGATGCAACAGCCACAACCTGTTCGACGAATTGAACCTCCCCCTCGTTTCCCCAGCCGCAATGATCGAGGCCCTGAGCTCATCCTCAGGACAAAAGAAGAACGCAG CCGAGACAGAGATCGTGAACGCAGGCGATCGAGAGAACGCTCGCCCACACGCAAACGCTCCAGAGACCGCTCCCCGAGACGTGACCGCTCACCAAGACGGCCTCGCAGGGTCGTGCCTCGCTATACCGTCCAGTTTTCCAAGTTCAGCTTGGATGG ctccagctgtgACATAATGGAGCTGAGGAGGCGCTATCAGAGCCTCTACATTCCCAGCGACTTCTTTGACGCTGTCTTCACCTGGGTGGATGCCTTCCCTGTGACACGCCCCTTCCAGTTTAGTAACGCCTGTAATTTCCACATCTTGCACAAAGAGGTAGATCCTCTAGTCAAGAACACAGCTGTGCTGGATCCTCCCGATGCCAACCACACCTATAGTGCTAAG GTGATGCTGCTGGCTAACCCCAGTATAGAGGAGCTCTACCACAAGTCCTGCGCTCTGGCAGAGGACACCCAGGAAATGAGAGACACCTTCCAACACCCTGCCAGACTCATTAAG TTTTTGGTGGGAATGAGAGGTAAAGACGAGGCCATGGCCATCGGTGGTCACTGGTCTCCCTCTCTGGATGGAGCTGACCCAGAGAAGGATCCTTCTGTCCTCATAAAGACAGCCATACGCTGTTGCAAGGCCCTCACAGGCATAGACCTTAGTCTGTGCACTCAGTG GTATCGTTTTGCAGAGATTCGCTATCATCGGCCGGAGGAGACTCACAAGGGGCGGACAGTCCCTGCTCATGTGGAGACAGTGGTTTTGTTTCTTCCGGATGTTTGGCATTGTCTTCCTACCCGCTCAGAGTGGGAGGTGCTGTCACGGCGACTCCGGGAGCAGCTGGCTGAGAAGCTGTCGGCCGAGCGAAAGGAGGCGGATGGAGAACAG gaggaagaggagaaggatgaAGGCGAAGCGAAGGACGTTTGTATTCCTACTCACTGGACTAAACTTGACCCGAAATCAATGAAG GTAAATGACCTGCGAAAGGAGCTGGATTGTCGCTCTCTCAGCTCTAAGGGGTTAAAGTCGCAGCTGATCGCCCGCCTCACAAAGCAGctgaaggtggaggagcaggtggaggagtcCAAAGAGCCTGAGAAACCAGAGAGCAAAgtggcagaggaagaggagccaaCTCGCACCGAGGAAGACCGAGAA gaggaggaaaggaagaggcTGGAGGAGATTGAACGCCAGCGCAGAGAAAGGCGCTACATCCTCCCTGATGAACCCACCATCCTCGTGCACCCCAACTGGTCAGCCAAGAACGGCAAATTTGACTGCAGTGTCATGTCCCTGAGTGTGCTACTGGACTACAGACTGGAAGACAACAAGGAGCACTCTTTTGAG gTCTCCCTATTTGCTGAGCTGTTTAACGAGATGTTACAAAGAGACTTTGGGTACCGCATATATAAAGCCCTCGCTGCTATTCCCGCCAAAGACgagaagaaggaaaaggacaagaaagctaaaaaagaggcagaaaagaAGGAGACGGAGAAACGGGAAGTCaagaaggaaaaggaagaagagaatgaAGAACCAGCCATCAAAAAAAccaaagaggatgaggaggacaagaagaag ttgGATGAAAAAGCTGTGAAAAAAGAAGAGTCtcgtgatgaagaggagaacgAAGACGATGGCAGCACGGCCAATGCTGAAGAATACGACCCCATGGAGGCTGAAGATGcagatgatgacgatgacg ACAAGGACGATGATGACTCAACTGACAGGAAAGATCGCAAGGACGACCGCAAGTCATCAAAAGAGAGGGCCTCCAAAGACaag GAAAAGAAGCAGATGGTCACATACAACAAGGAGCTGCTGATGGCGTTCGTCTACTTTGACCAGAGCCACTGTGGCTATTTGCTGGAGAGAGACCTGGAGGAGATCCTGTACACACTGGGACTGCACTTGTCTCGTGCTCag atAAAGAAGCTGTTGAACAAACCGGTGATTAGAGAGTCTTGCTACTACCGTAAATTGACAGACAGGGGAAAGGATGAACCCATTCCCTCCATTAATGAAGCTCCGATAGAAAACCTCACAG gTAACAGAGGAGCACTTCCTATTCTGAAAGCTCGTGCTCAGTCAGAGACCAGCGAGTCTGGTAATCTGATCGTCTATAACGGAGCCATGGTCGACATCGGCAGCATAATGCAGAAACTGGAGAAGAGTGAGAAGTCAAGAGAGGAGATAGAACAGAAACTCATGGTGCAGGATGTCAAAATGG ATGAAGATGCAAAGGTTAAAGCGCAGTTGGAACAAGCTAACAAAGCTTTATCCAGGGAACTGGAGGAGGTGAAAACCACTCTGGGCCAAACTGAGCAGAATCTGAAGGccgaggaggagcagaagaccACCTACCACAGCCAGATTAGCAAGACGTGCAACTCCTTGATGACCACTGTCAAAGGGCTGATGTCGGTGATGAACAAG gatCAGAAAGCCGACGCGTCTTTCGAGGAAGTCCTCAGCGATCACAGTCGGTTGTCTCAAACGAACGGCGCTGATGAATGA